Below is a genomic region from Granulicella sibirica.
GCACGATCATGCCTAAGCTCATCTCCTGCACCTCCTGGGCATCGACAGCGTCTTCGACCAGAAACCGCTCCATCATCGTCCGGCAAAGCCCATAGGTAAACTGAAAGGAAAGCAACACCGAATCACGCATCGAAATCATCAACTCATCGTCTCGATGCTCCGTAAACAGCAAAAGAGATCTACGCAGCCGTTCGATCGCCTGGCCAAGCGGCTTGTAGCTCACCTCGTTCACGCACCCATTCTATCCCGCTGCTTTTTATGCAAGACACCCTCATCCAGATCGCCGATGCCGCCCTAGCCTCCTCGTCCGAGCGCAGCGGGCACCACCTCGTCTGCCATCCCGGCTGCTCGCAATGCTGTATCGGCGTCTTCCCTATCGCGCACCAGGACGCTGACCGCCTCCACGCCGGCCTGCTTGCTCTAAGCGATCAGGATAAGGCGAACCGCATCCGCGCCCGCGTCCAGCAATCCCTCGCCCGCCTCGACCCGTGGTTTCCTGGCGACCGCGTCACTGGCGTCCTTGGCGAGAACTACGAAGAAGCCATCCTCTTCGAGGAGTTCGCCAACGACGAGCCCTGCCCCGTGCTCGACCCCGTGACCGGCACATGCGATCTGTACGAGTCGCGCCCCGTCCTCTGCCGAACCTTCGGCCCGCCCATGCGCACCGAGGAGGGCAATCTCGCTACCTGCGAGCTTTGCTACATCGAAGCCAGCACGGAGGAGATCGCCGCCTGCGAGCTTGACCCTGAATTCCCGGAGATCGAAGAGCAGAGTAATGCTGCTTACGATGCCGCGACAGGGAAGCACGGCCAGACACTCATCGCTTACGCGCTTCGCGGTGCCTGAGTTACCAGCCTGAGATGTCCGTCCCGTCAAACTGCCGCACAGACCATCGGCGATAATCAAGACCGTGACGCTGTCCACTCCACCACGTAACCTCACCCTTGCCGTCACCGGCGCAAGCGGCTCCATCTACGCCGCCGAAATGCTGCGTGCGCTCGAACGCGAGGAACGCGTTGCCAAGGTCAATCTCATCGTCAGCGAGAACGCTCTGCGCGTCTTCGCCGAGGAGATGCAGATCAGCGGACGCACCAACGTGGTCGAGAAGATTCTCGGACACGGCTCGGCGAAGATCGAGAACCATCCCGTCGCGGACATCGGGGCGAACGTGGCGAGCGGAAGCTATCCCTCGGACGCGATGATCGTTCTCCCATGCTCGATGGGAACCCTTGCGGGCATTGCCAACGGCATGGCCGCAAACCTCATCCAGCGCGCAGCCGACGTTTCGTTGAAGGAGCAGAGGCCGCTGATCCTTTGCGTCCGTGAGACGCCGCTGAACCGCATCCACCTGCGCAATATGCAGCTTGCGTCCGACGCCGGAGCCACGATCTTCCCGGTGATTCCGACGCTCTACAACCTTCCGCGGAGCACAACGGATATGGCTCGGCAGTTCGTCGAGCGTGTGCTCGCACATGTTGGCCTGCCGCAGCCCGGAGCCTTCCAGTGGAAGGCGGACCGCCCGGCCTCCAGCTAGTGACCCGTCTGGTAGGTCCGCTCCCCGCCATGGGGAGCTGGATCCGCCTTCAGGAACTGCACGGTCGCCTGCAGCACTGGCTCCATGCACTCCGCCGGAGCAAGGTGACCGCAGCCTTGCATAATCGCCAGCGTCGATTGCGGAATCCCTTGATGGATCGCTTCGCCCGTTGACAGCGGAATCAGATCGTCATGGCTGCCCCAGACAATCAAGGCCGGCTGCCGGATCAGGTGCAGGCGGAAGTCCATCAGGTCGCGCCCGTTGATCATGGCGGCCACGCTGCGCTTCACGATCCAGCCATTCCGATCGAGCTTGCGCAGTGCGTCCCGCTGAATGAATGGTGCCATGCTGCGTGGATGAGGCGAGATCGCGGCCATCAGCCGATTCAGACCTGCAATGTCTGTTGGCACGAATAAATCCGGCTGGAAGGTCGCGGCAAAGTAGGTTCCGGCGCTGTCGTACAGCAGCAGCCGCGTGACTCGCTCGGGTTGATCGACGGCGAGCTTCATCGCGACCCAACCGCCCATCGACCACCCGGCGACGTCGGCCTTCTCGAGATGCACCGCGTTCAGGAAGTCGACCATCGTTTTCTCTTCAAGTGCGATGGAGTAATCGACATCCGGTCTGGCGGAGCGGCCATAGCCAAGGAGGTCGGGAACGTAGGTGAAATCCCTGGGCCGCGAGTCGCGGGATCAGGGGTGACCAGTCCTCGCCGCGCGAGCCAAGGCCATGGATCAGGACGAGCGGCCGGTCCGGCGATCCGGCTGGAGGCAGCGCCTCGAAGTAGTGAATCTGGTAGGCTCCAGCTTGCACATAGGCGCCACGAACGTGCTGTCGCCAGAGATGGAAGCGGATCGCCTCATCGGCCACCTCCAGAGGATGCTGGTAGAAGAACAGCCCGGCGCAGATCAGACAGAGCACGAGCACGACCGAGGCAGTCTTCAGAAAGAACTTCATCCGGCGCTCTCCTTCGAGCCTTGGATGCTACAGGCGGAAGGGCTTGCCGTATTCTTCCGTGAAGACGGTGTGGCCCATGTCATAGCGGCCCCCATCATATTTGTCCGCTCCCTTGAGCGTGCCGATTGCGAGCAGCGCCACGACGTGGTAACTGAGGGGAAGACGAAGCGTCTCGTGAACTTTGTCCTGCTCGAAGCCTTCCATGGGAGCCGTATCGTAGCCAAGGACTTCGGCCATCAGGAGCATGTGGGTGAAGGCCAGCATCACCTGCTTGTTGAGCCAGCCCTTCATCTCGTCGCTTGAAAAGCTGGTCAAGAAGCTCTGCACGCTTGACTTTGCCTGGGCGGCATAGCTCTCCGGCATGCCTCCCTCGCGCCCCTGCTGCAGCATGAGATCGAGGTCGCGACGCCAGCCATCCGCGTCGCCGCACGCCACGATAACCGCCGAGGCCTCTTCCACCTTCGCCTGGTTGTAGCTGGCAGCGCGAAGACGCCTCTTATGGTCCGGCGTCTGGACGACGATGAAGCGCCAAGGCTGCACGTTGTATCCGCTTGGGGCGGCAAGCCCGGCCTGGAGGATGGTCTTCAGGTCTTCGGGAGGAAGTGGGGCGCCATCAAAGCTCGGCGTTGCCCGCCGGCCATGGATTGCCTCACTCAGCGTTTTCAGGCTCTTGGACATGGGTGCCTCTCTCGTCTCTCATGTGGGACGCATCATTTGTTCCTGGGTGGATCAGAGGATGGTAACGCTCTACCATCCTGTACACAGAAGCCTGTTCCGCTCATCGCAGCATGAAAGCAGGGGCCGGGGAAAGAGTAGCGCTGAAGCGATACCCTAAGGTATCTCAGACATTGCCTGTTCGGTGGCGAAAGGACCCTGGCCGCCGGTGTCGGCGAAGACCCAGACGCCGTGGAAGGGCTTGCGCAACTCGGGATAAACCGTCAGCAGGGCGGTCATCGCCGCCACATTCCGTTTGCGCGCGGCTGCCGGGTCGGCGATAGCCTCTGCCTTAAGGTGGACGGCGATGTCGACCTTGTCCTTCGCGAGCGAATCGTCGGTATCGAGCGAGGTGAACCGGTACTCCGTGCCGTCCGGTCCCTTGACCACAAGCGGCGTGTCCGGACCGATGCCATCGGAGAGTACCGGCGGAGCGGCTTTGCCCTGCTCGGTGCGCAGCTTTTCCAGGTGGGTGCTTTGCACGAAGCCAGCCGGACGGAGAAGGCTTTGCGCCTGCTGATAGTAGAGCCATGCGCTCCAGGGCTGCTTCTCGGCACTCAGATCGCGCGCGCCCTTCCAGTACCAGAGGCCGTCATGGCCCGCTGCCGTCTGCGCCTGGGGATAGAGCCCCGCGAGCAGCCACTGGCCACCCTCCTGACGAAACAGGATCGAGATCCGCCATGGGACCGGATGCGCGGGGAAGTTCACCATCGCGAAGCCGTATTTCCCCGGGGGGAGTCCCGGGATCACAAAATCAGTCTCCATCGGCGAACGGTTCAACGAGCAGAAGAACTGCGCATCCGGAACGCTGCCGTCCGCCTGCTTCTTGATCGCCGAGGCGTCGAGCAGGTAGATCTGGTCGACGGTTGGCGGGGCATTCTTGATCTTTGGCGCGGTATTGGTCACCACATAGGCGATCCCGCTGAAGTCCTTCACATACTCGGGCACCGTCACGGCCTGCACGCCGTTCGCATCGCCCGCCTCCAGCTTGAGCGAGAGACTCCGAGCCGCACCCGCAAGCTGATCACGGTCCGCCGTGGACATCTGCGACTGCGTCGTACACAACTCCGCGCGCGCCGCCCCGGAAAAGAGTGTCATGGCGATCAACCCTGTTCCTGCCTTCACTCCGAAGCTGCGACAACTCGCCATCCGGTTCCTCATCATTTCGTTCGAGCACCCTGGCCCTTGAAACGTTGGCTCCCGCTTCCCCGAAGAAGAAGCGAACCTGAGACAGTCTAGTCGAAAACTGGACGGATTGAGCGTTCGTCAGAAGTGCCAGACGCGCCGGAACGGGACTACACTAAAGTTCACGACGGCGAACGAACCCTTCTGCGTGCCGCGCGTCCTATTCTTAGCCATGCGCCACTTCTTCCCAACGCGTGCCGTTTTCCTGCTCGCCGGACTCCCGCTCTCCGGGCTGGGGATGGGAGCGGCTTGGGCACAGAATGCATCCTCGCTGCCCGTCAATGCGCCAACTGGGGTGCAGATTCTCTCCACTGGAACCGCGGGCCCCGTCGCTGCCCCCACGACCTCGCACAAAGCCGACGTGGACTACACGGGCGGCCTGCTCCACATCAGCGCCAACAACTCCAGCTTGAACCAGATTCTGCGCGAGGTGAGCCGCCTGACCGGCATGAAGATCACGGGCGGAGTGGCCGAGGACCGCGTCTTCGGCACCTACGGGCCCGCACCCGCGTCGGCGGTCCTGACCTCTCTTCTCGACGGAACTTCGAGCAATGTGCTGATCGTTCAGAACGCAGCCGCCGGACCGGCCGAGTTGATTCTCACGCCCCGCAAGGGGGAGCCTACGCCACCGAATCCAAATGGCGTTCCCGGGGATGACGATCCGGCCCGCGATTTACCGCAACAGGCCAATGATGGGCCGCCACAGCATCCGCCGGGAGGAAGAATGGGACAGCCTCGCCGCTCGCTCGCTCCCAGCGGCCTTGGGCCTCTTCCAACTTCGAATGGCGGGCAGACCGGAACCCCGATCGACGGCGGCGCCGATATTGGACAGACTCCCGGAGCCTTTACCCCTGCCGGGGAAACGCCCCCAGACGTCACAGCCCAGCCGGCCACCGATCCTGCGCCGAGCGCGGCTCCTGAGGATCAGCCGGATGCAACGCGCTCACCGGCCGCTGCGACCCCACAACAGATTTATGAGCAGCTTCAGCGGTTGAGATCACAGCAGACTCCGGTCCCGGAATAGGGCGGTCCGCTCAGGCCGTTCAGCTCGGTTAGCTCTCGAGCGCGCGCCTCGTAGCCAGGCTACGGCGCGTTTCAGCAACCTGCATCGCATGAATACGGAATGCCTTGAACATCAGGATGCAAATCCCGTACGCGACCAGCACCCCTGCGGTCAGCGACGCG
It encodes:
- a CDS encoding alpha/beta fold hydrolase, with product MKFFLKTASVVLVLCLICAGLFFYQHPLEVADEAIRFHLWRQHVRGAYVQAGAYQIHYFEALPPAGSPDRPLVLIHGLGSRGEDWSPLIPRLAAQGFHLRSRPPWLWPLRQTGCRLLHRT
- a CDS encoding nucleotidyltransferase substrate binding protein is translated as MNEVSYKPLGQAIERLRRSLLLFTEHRDDELMISMRDSVLLSFQFTYGLCRTMMERFLVEDAVDAQEVQEMSLGMIVPTANERGVLRADWAMWSEFRDARNQLAHVYSEPVAEMIMGKVPRFLEEASYR
- a CDS encoding YkgJ family cysteine cluster protein encodes the protein MQDTLIQIADAALASSSERSGHHLVCHPGCSQCCIGVFPIAHQDADRLHAGLLALSDQDKANRIRARVQQSLARLDPWFPGDRVTGVLGENYEEAILFEEFANDEPCPVLDPVTGTCDLYESRPVLCRTFGPPMRTEEGNLATCELCYIEASTEEIAACELDPEFPEIEEQSNAAYDAATGKHGQTLIAYALRGA
- a CDS encoding UbiX family flavin prenyltransferase, producing the protein MTLSTPPRNLTLAVTGASGSIYAAEMLRALEREERVAKVNLIVSENALRVFAEEMQISGRTNVVEKILGHGSAKIENHPVADIGANVASGSYPSDAMIVLPCSMGTLAGIANGMAANLIQRAADVSLKEQRPLILCVRETPLNRIHLRNMQLASDAGATIFPVIPTLYNLPRSTTDMARQFVERVLAHVGLPQPGAFQWKADRPASS
- a CDS encoding nitroreductase family protein, translating into MSKSLKTLSEAIHGRRATPSFDGAPLPPEDLKTILQAGLAAPSGYNVQPWRFIVVQTPDHKRRLRAASYNQAKVEEASAVIVACGDADGWRRDLDLMLQQGREGGMPESYAAQAKSSVQSFLTSFSSDEMKGWLNKQVMLAFTHMLLMAEVLGYDTAPMEGFEQDKVHETLRLPLSYHVVALLAIGTLKGADKYDGGRYDMGHTVFTEEYGKPFRL